Proteins encoded together in one Papaver somniferum cultivar HN1 unplaced genomic scaffold, ASM357369v1 unplaced-scaffold_21, whole genome shotgun sequence window:
- the LOC113339545 gene encoding zinc finger BED domain-containing protein RICESLEEPER 2-like, whose product MTTISTRGESEQSEHHVETIPSSPMDDDHGETAEANITGDCDNAEGEIVIVSGKKRSIVWNHFENKKIKGEDKAVCKYCHKPLGGKSTNGTKHLHAHMKRCPRRKQQDIRQSIITPSKKSDGRSQLNTYSFDQSFARKELAYMIIIHEYPLSIVEHAGFRRYSNALQPFFKVVSRSTIKRDILKIYDEEKTKTMEVLQKHQGKIALTTDMWTSKQNKGYMVITAHFIDESWILQSRIIRFMYVPCPHTAEVLSAALMECLLDWNIDGKVSTLTVDNCSTNDLMIQLLLEKLSSNLMSGGDIFHMRCCAHILALIVKKGLEGIKGAIELIRNSVAYWKATPKRVEKFEEAARQLNISSINKLVLDCETRCNSTYLMLNTAIKYHKVFARLKQREPQYDCLPDDEDWLLAKEMCDKLKIFYTFTEKFSGVKYPTTNLFFPSFFDIRLSLNEWKKSKVGVIKEMAYEMIENFEEYWFVINGVMAVAIMLDPRFKMKLIEFYFPQIYGQAFSKIEIDRVRDLCVDLATEYELKVKFAETFVSQNDLSFTSEMHGFNDDVDLLEKFYMFVSNTAPTSTVKSELTNYLEEDLLPRIVYG is encoded by the exons ATGACAACTATATCCACACGAGGTGAATCCGAACAGTCTGAACACCATGTCGAGACAATTCCAAGTTCTCCAATGGATGATGACCATGGTGAAACTGCCGAGGCAAACATTACAGGTGATTGTGATAATGCCGAAGGTGAAATTGTTatagtttcagggaagaaaagatCCATAGTGTGGAAccactttgaaaataaaaagataaaagggGAAGACAAAGCAGTTTGCAAATATTGTCATAAACCATTAGGAGGAAAAAGCACAAATGGGACTAAGCATCTACACGCACACATGAAAAGATGTCCTCGACGTAAACAGCAAGACATAAGACAATCAATAATCACTCCGAGTAAAAAAAGTGACGGAAGAAGTCAGCTTAACACGTACAGTTTTGATCAATCGTTCGCTAGGAAGGAACTTGCTTATATGATAATCATACACGAGTATCCGCTTTCCATCGTTGAACATGCCGGATTTAGACGATATTCAAATGCGCTTCAACCGTTTTTTAAGGTGGTATCTCGGAGCACAATTAAAAGGGATATCCTTAAAATCtatgatgaagaaaaaactaaaacaatgGAGGTGCTACAAAAACATCAAGGTAAAATTGCGTTGACTACTGATATGTGGACTAGTAAGCAAAACAAAGGATACATGGTTATTACGGCTCATTTCATCGATGAATCGTGGATCTTGCAAAGCCGAATTATCAG gTTTATGTATGTGCCATGTCCGCACACGGCTGAAGTCCTGTCAGCCGCATTGATGGAGTGTCTGCTAGACTGGAATATCGATGGTAAAGTATCCACTCTTACTGTAGATAATTGTTCCACTAATGATCTTATGATCCAACTTCTCCTAGAAAAATTATCAAGTAACTTAATGTCGGGTGGAGATATTTTTCATATGCGTTGTTGTGCACACATATTAGCTCTTATAGTCAAGAAAGGATTAGAGGGGATCAAAGGAGCAATCGAATTGATTCGTAATAGTGTTGCTTACTGGAAAGCAACACCAAAACGAGTTGAGAAATTTGAAGAGGCCGCCCGTCAACTAAATATTTCGAGTATAAATAAGTTAGTTCTTGATTGTGAGACAAGATGTAACTCAACATACCTGATGCTTAATACTGCTATTAAGTATCATAAGGTTTTTGCTCGACTAAAGCAACGTGAGCCACAGTATGATTGTTTGCCAGATGATGAAGATTGGTTGTTGGCAAAGGAAATGTGCGACAAACTTAAGATATTTTATACCTTCACAGAGAAATTTTCCGGAGTAAAATATCCTACCACCAaccttttctttccaagttttttTGATATTAGATTGTCATTAAATGAGTGGAAAAAATCTAAAGTTGGTGTGATTAAGGAAATGGCATATGAAATGATAGAGAATTTTGAAGAGTATTGGTTTGTGATCAATGGAGTAATGGCCGTAGCAATTATGTTAGATCCAAGGTTTAAGATGAAATTGATTGAGTTTTATTTTCCACAAATTTATGGTCAAGCTTTTTCAAAAATCGAAATTGATCGAGTACGCGATTTATGCGTTGATTTGGCGACGGAGTATGAACTGAAAGTAAAATTTGCTGAAACATTTGTTAGCCAAAATGATTTGTCTTTCACTTCAGAGATGCATGGTTTTAACGATGACGTAGATCTTTTGGAAAAGTTTTATATGTTTGTCTCTAATACTGCTCCTACTAGTACTGTTAAGTCAGAATTAACCAATTACTTAGAAGAAGATCTTTTACCTAGGATTG TGTATGGCTAG